One region of Mycobacterium riyadhense genomic DNA includes:
- a CDS encoding TylF/MycF/NovP-related O-methyltransferase → MRSFIQNLPHPIANTLFMARRVRTSFYEDGLFTTTNADFRKTEHFKRVYAAAKATGSFGRWNVRWRIHVLCWAATHASAIEGDFVECGVDHGGTAMAVITHTDFGRLGKRFWLLDTFQGFDRAQLTPEEASHAGYMDYPDCFERVKKNFAGMDFVQLVRGTVPDTLEQVTSEKIAYLHLDMNCTAPEIAALGHFWPKISPFGIVIMDDYGWPRHYQQKTGYDRFAQERGLQILRLATGGQAILIKPPG, encoded by the coding sequence ATGCGAAGCTTTATCCAAAATCTGCCGCACCCGATTGCCAACACCCTATTCATGGCACGACGGGTGCGGACCAGCTTTTACGAGGACGGGCTTTTCACAACAACCAACGCAGACTTTCGCAAGACTGAGCACTTCAAGCGCGTCTACGCCGCCGCGAAGGCCACCGGGTCATTTGGCAGGTGGAATGTCCGTTGGCGCATCCACGTGCTGTGTTGGGCCGCCACTCACGCGTCGGCCATCGAGGGCGACTTCGTCGAGTGCGGGGTGGACCACGGCGGTACCGCAATGGCCGTCATCACCCATACCGACTTCGGCCGGCTGGGGAAACGCTTCTGGCTGCTCGACACCTTCCAAGGGTTCGACCGCGCCCAGCTGACGCCGGAGGAAGCGTCCCACGCCGGCTACATGGACTATCCCGATTGCTTTGAACGCGTCAAGAAGAACTTCGCCGGCATGGATTTTGTACAGCTGGTTCGAGGCACCGTGCCGGATACGCTCGAACAAGTCACCAGCGAGAAGATCGCTTATCTGCACCTCGACATGAATTGCACGGCGCCGGAAATCGCTGCGCTCGGGCATTTCTGGCCGAAGATTTCACCCTTTGGCATTGTCATTATGGACGACTACGGATGGCCTCGCCATTACCAGCAGAAGACCGGTTACGACCGTTTTGCCCAGGAGCGGGGGCTTCAAATTCTTCGGCTCGCAACCGGCGGGCAAGCGATTCTGATCAAGCCGCCCGGATAA
- a CDS encoding glycosyltransferase family 2 protein — protein MIIAKAPRQANLRIRLTTMTASCRPAVSVVAPCYDEEEVLPEFLRRVGVVLDSLGGTSEIVLVDDGSRDLTWEVMSKAAAEDPRIVAVRLMRNHGHQLALTAGLSVCRGERVLIIDADLQDPPELLPDMMALMDQGADVVYGQRRQREGESWFKRATASVFYRGLSRVTEVDIPCDTGDFRLITRNVLDLLMAMPERHRFVRGMVAWIGGKQVPLVYDRKARVAGESKYPFTKMVRFAADAVTGFSVAPLKLSMTLGWIMAAVGFFFAIYSSVGAVLGHTVPGWSSLMAALGLLSGMQFLMLGAIGAYLGRLYDQSKGRPLFMIRETVSSAEIAVPMVPALPARAVPVGTVLSAADHLPIS, from the coding sequence GTGATAATCGCGAAAGCCCCGCGCCAGGCGAACCTGAGAATTAGATTAACGACCATGACTGCGTCATGTCGCCCGGCGGTCTCGGTGGTGGCTCCTTGCTATGACGAGGAGGAAGTGCTGCCGGAGTTCCTGCGCCGGGTCGGGGTTGTATTGGATTCGTTGGGGGGAACCAGCGAGATCGTCTTGGTTGACGATGGTTCTCGTGACCTGACCTGGGAGGTCATGTCGAAGGCGGCGGCCGAGGATCCGCGGATTGTCGCGGTTCGTCTGATGCGTAACCACGGCCACCAGCTTGCGCTCACTGCGGGCCTGAGCGTGTGTCGCGGCGAGCGCGTGCTGATCATCGATGCCGATCTGCAAGATCCGCCGGAGCTCTTGCCCGACATGATGGCGTTGATGGACCAGGGCGCCGACGTCGTGTACGGTCAGCGCCGCCAGCGCGAGGGCGAGAGCTGGTTCAAGCGGGCCACCGCGAGTGTGTTCTACCGGGGCCTTAGCCGCGTGACCGAGGTGGATATCCCTTGTGACACAGGTGATTTCCGTTTGATCACACGCAATGTGCTCGACCTGCTGATGGCCATGCCCGAGCGCCACCGTTTCGTCCGCGGCATGGTTGCCTGGATCGGCGGCAAGCAGGTGCCGCTGGTCTACGACCGCAAAGCCCGGGTGGCGGGGGAAAGCAAGTACCCGTTCACCAAGATGGTGCGTTTCGCGGCTGACGCCGTCACCGGCTTTTCGGTGGCGCCGTTGAAGCTGTCGATGACGCTTGGTTGGATCATGGCGGCGGTCGGATTCTTCTTCGCAATCTACTCGAGTGTGGGCGCGGTGCTGGGACACACCGTTCCCGGGTGGAGTTCGCTGATGGCCGCGCTGGGTCTGCTCAGCGGCATGCAGTTCCTGATGCTTGGCGCCATCGGAGCGTATCTCGGGCGGTTGTACGACCAGAGCAAAGGCCGGCCGCTGTTCATGATTCGTGAAACCGTCAGTTCGGCCGAAATCGCAGTGCCGATGGTGCCGGCTCTGCCGGCTAGGGCGGTGCCCGTTGGCACCGTGCTCTCGGCGGCAGATCACCTGCCGATTAGTTGA
- a CDS encoding GtrA family protein, translating into MTVETYADKVRPPAGMTGVPGPLFRLIRDQRIAFLIVGGMNTAFGGFWFILFLWLFPRGPVGYMSALMCAHIGAVLCAFVLYRRFVFRVTGHVLRDLCRFELVNLSTLAFNFAVLPVLVELFGWPVLVSQFAIAGVTVVYSWFAHRGFSFRRSAAELGMAEHQQARL; encoded by the coding sequence ATGACTGTAGAGACCTACGCGGACAAAGTTCGTCCGCCAGCGGGGATGACGGGCGTTCCCGGCCCGCTATTTCGGTTGATCAGGGACCAGAGGATCGCCTTCCTCATTGTCGGTGGAATGAACACCGCATTCGGAGGGTTCTGGTTCATCCTGTTCCTATGGCTCTTTCCGCGCGGCCCCGTCGGCTACATGAGCGCATTGATGTGTGCGCACATCGGTGCTGTGCTGTGCGCCTTCGTCCTCTACCGCAGGTTCGTGTTCCGGGTAACGGGTCATGTGTTGCGCGATTTGTGCCGGTTCGAGCTGGTCAATCTCTCGACTCTGGCGTTTAATTTCGCCGTGTTGCCAGTGTTGGTGGAACTGTTCGGGTGGCCAGTGTTGGTGTCGCAGTTCGCGATTGCCGGGGTGACTGTGGTGTACAGCTGGTTTGCCCACCGGGGCTTCTCGTTTCGCCGCAGCGCCGCTGAGCTCGGCATGGCTGAGCATCAGCAAGCTCGCTTGTGA
- a CDS encoding glycosyltransferase family 2 protein: MTPRVSVVVPAYNSVEFIAATMESILAQTFSDFELVVSDHSSTDGTWETLQQFTVDPRVRLSRLASGGGAPANFNAVTDLAAGELIKLVCGDDLLFPDSLTVQVAALDAHPSAVMAASARDVIDAAGTPVLRNRGLAGLRGEVKGTEAIRRTVLAGTNIFGEPASVLFKRDALVDAGGWDDRLPYLIDQATYCAVLLRGNLVAVPRSLAAFRVSESQWSVQLVRAQADQAISFGREFAAVHPGLLSRRDLLVAGMRARANAVARRAVYLWLGRRMRSDATRGSR, encoded by the coding sequence GTGACGCCGCGGGTATCGGTTGTCGTTCCGGCATACAACAGCGTTGAGTTCATCGCTGCCACAATGGAATCGATTCTCGCCCAGACCTTCAGCGATTTCGAGTTGGTGGTCTCCGATCACAGCTCCACTGATGGCACCTGGGAGACGCTACAGCAATTCACCGTAGACCCGCGGGTTCGCTTGAGCCGCTTGGCTTCTGGCGGTGGGGCTCCGGCGAACTTCAACGCCGTGACTGACCTGGCGGCCGGCGAGCTCATCAAACTGGTGTGCGGCGATGATCTGCTTTTTCCCGACAGCTTGACAGTGCAGGTGGCGGCACTGGATGCACACCCTTCGGCGGTGATGGCCGCCAGTGCCAGGGACGTCATCGACGCTGCGGGAACGCCGGTGTTGCGCAACCGCGGATTGGCGGGACTACGCGGTGAGGTCAAAGGCACCGAGGCCATCCGGCGGACCGTCCTGGCCGGCACGAACATTTTCGGCGAACCCGCCTCAGTTTTGTTCAAGCGCGATGCCCTCGTCGATGCCGGCGGTTGGGACGATCGTTTGCCCTATCTCATCGACCAGGCGACCTACTGCGCGGTGCTGCTGCGCGGCAACCTGGTAGCAGTACCACGCTCCCTTGCCGCGTTCAGGGTCAGCGAATCTCAATGGAGTGTGCAGCTGGTGCGAGCTCAAGCCGACCAAGCGATCAGCTTCGGCCGCGAATTCGCCGCAGTGCACCCCGGTTTGCTCAGCCGGCGCGATCTGCTGGTTGCCGGTATGCGGGCTCGCGCGAACGCGGTCGCCCGCCGCGCGGTGTACCTCTGGCTGGGACGGCGGATGCGGTCCGACGCAACCAGAGGCAGTCGTTGA
- a CDS encoding glycosyltransferase family 2 protein gives MVATPLFSIIVPTFNVAGTIRACLDSITSQTWTDYELVVIDGGSTDGSLDLAKSYEPSLDGRLVLHSGPDDGVYDAMNNGVRMANGTWVFFIGADDTLYEPETLARVAGFIGDHTSSDLVYGDVIMRSTSSRYAGVFDVDRLLFEQNICHQAIFYRRKLFETIGPYNLRYRMWADWDFNIRCFSNPALVTRYMDIVVANYNDLSGLSTNVDEEFKKRSPRFVGALMLELFRRKLPTRGK, from the coding sequence ATGGTTGCAACGCCGCTGTTTTCGATCATCGTCCCCACCTTCAATGTGGCTGGGACCATTCGTGCCTGCCTGGACAGCATCACCAGCCAGACCTGGACCGACTACGAACTAGTCGTGATCGACGGGGGCTCCACGGACGGGAGCCTCGATCTGGCCAAGAGCTATGAACCCAGCCTGGATGGGCGTTTGGTCCTGCACAGCGGGCCCGATGACGGCGTCTACGACGCCATGAACAACGGCGTCAGGATGGCCAACGGGACCTGGGTGTTCTTCATCGGTGCCGACGACACCTTGTACGAGCCGGAGACCCTAGCCCGGGTAGCCGGCTTCATCGGCGACCACACGTCCAGTGATCTGGTTTACGGCGATGTGATCATGCGTTCGACATCATCGCGCTACGCCGGCGTCTTCGACGTCGACCGGCTGCTGTTCGAGCAGAACATCTGTCATCAGGCAATCTTCTACCGCCGCAAGCTTTTCGAAACGATCGGACCCTATAACCTGCGCTACCGGATGTGGGCCGACTGGGACTTCAACATTCGCTGTTTCTCCAATCCAGCGCTGGTCACTCGGTACATGGATATCGTGGTGGCCAACTACAACGACCTGAGCGGCCTCAGCACGAACGTGGACGAGGAGTTCAAGAAGCGGTCACCAAGATTCGTCGGGGCGTTAATGCTGGAGCTGTTTCGCCGGAAGCTGCCAACGCGGGGCAAGTGA